In Blastococcus saxobsidens DD2, the genomic stretch GTGCCACATCGGCAAGCGCCGGTTAGGGGCCGCCCTCGCGCGGTTCCCCCACCGTGACCAGGTGGAGGTGGAGTGGAAGGCGTTCGAGCTCGACCCCGGGGCGCGGTCGGCCGCTGCCGGGGACGGGGTCTCGGCGACCGGCTACGCGGAGCGGCTGGCCCGCAAGTACGGCACCTCGGTCGCCGGCGCGCAGCAGATGACCGACCACATGACGCAGCAGGCCGCCGCGGAGGGGCTGGACTTCCGGTTCGACCGGGCGGTGCGCGCCAACACCTTCGACGCCCACCAGGTGATCCACCTGGCCGCCGAGCGCGGGGTGCAGGACGCGGTGAAGGAGCGGCTGCTGACCGCCTACTTCAGCGAGGGCGAGGCCGTCGGCGACCGCGAGACCCTGGTCCGGCTGGCCGCCGACGCCGGTCTGTACGCTGACGAGGTGCGCGCGGCGCTCGAGGACCAGCGGTACGCCGGTGCAGTCCGCGGCGACGAGGCCGAGGCGGCCGCGCTGGGCATCAGCGGGGTGCCCTTCTTCGTCGTCGACCGGAAGTACGGCGTCAACGGGGCCCAGTCGGCCGACGCGTTGCTCCAGGTGCTGGAGCGGGCGTGGTCGGAGCGCTCCCCGCTGATCTCCGTGGCGAGCGACGGCGCCGTCTGCGGACCGGACGGCTGCACCGCCTGAGGTCCCCGGGCCCGGCGCCGGTCACGGGCGCTCCGGCCCCGGGCGGTCCCGCGCGACCCGTAGGTGCTGCGCCATGGCCTGCGCGAGGGTGGCGGCGTCCGCCGCGGCGGTGACGATCGTCGCTCCCTCGGCCGCGTAGCCGGCGGCCTCCTCGCCGTTGTGCGCGTACACGCCCACCGGTACGCCGGCGGCGCCGGCCCGGGCGACGATCGACGAGAGGACCCCGCGCAGCTCCGCCCGCCGGTCCGCACCGGTCAGGCCGAGCGCCAGCCCGAGGTCGCCCGGACCGACGAACACCCCGTCCAGCCCGTCGACGGCCAGGACGGCGTCGAGGTCCTCCAGCGCCGTCGCGGTCTCGACCATCACGATCGCGAGCGGGTCCTCGGCGCCGCCGGAGAACCGGCCGATCGACCGGCTGCCCGCCGGCGCGTACCGGCAGGTGGCGACGACCTCCCGGGCGTGCTCGGCATCGCGCACGTTGGGCACGATGACCCCGCAGGCGCCGAGATCCAGCGGCCGTCCGACGTCGGGGAACAGCGAGCTGCGGGTCCGGACGAGCGGCACCGATCCCGCCGCGGTGATCGCCGCCGCCACCCCCGGCAGCTCGGCCTCGGACCGGGCCCCGTGCTGCAGGTCGACGACGACGAAGTCGGCGCCGGTCCGCGCCAGGATCTCGCCGGTCACGGCGCCCGGCAAGGCGCTCCACAGGCCGTGGCACGGCTGTCCTTCCGACCACCGCCGCCGCAGGTCGCCCTCGCTGATCGCCATGCCCGGCCGCTCCCTTCGTCGAGTTCTGCGTCCGCGGCGGTGTCGTCAGCCGTCGCCCGACGATCCTGCTCGTCAGCCCCGGTGCCCGCGACCGCACCGGCGCGCCACCGGCTCAGCCCGCCGACCCGGCGGCGCCCTCTGTGCCCCGTGGCAGCCGGCCCATGAGGAAGAACTCGGGGTTGGGCGCGAGCGCGGCGAAGTGCGCCAGCCGGTTGGACAGCGCGAAGAACGACGTGATCATGCCGACGTCCCAGACGTCGTCCTCGGTGAGGCCGTGCTCGGCGAGGCTCGCCAGGTCGTCCGCGGTGACGGCGGCCGGATCGGCGGCCAGGCGGGTCGCCACGGTGAGCACGGCGTGCATCCGCGGCGACAGCGGTGCCTTGCGCCAGTCGACGGCGACCTGGTCGGCGATGTACGGGTCGCGGGCGCGGATCCGCGCCACCGCACCGTGCGCCACGACGCAGTACAGGCAGTCGTTGCCGGCGCTGGTCGCGACCACGATCAGCTCGCGGTCGGCCTTCGACAGCCCCGGCGTCTCCTTGTCCATCAGGGCGTCGTGCATGGCGAAGAACGCCCGCGCCTCGTCCGGCCGCCAGGCCAGCGCCGCGAAGACGTTGGGCAGGAAGCCCGACCGCTCGGCCACCTCCGCGTACCGCTCGGCGAGGTCGGCCGGCAGCTCGTCCGGTGGCCGGAGGGGAAAGCGGCTGAGGGGTGTCTCGGTCATCGCCTCACTCTGGCAGCGGCTGACCGCGCGCGCACCCATGGCGCCCGCCCGCGCGACTCCCGGCCGCCGGGAGAGACTCTCCGGGACGCCGCTGATCGAAACGGGAGACGACTGACATGTGGGCCCAGGTGCTGGACGGACCGTTCACCTTCCGGGAGGTCGAGGTCGAGG encodes the following:
- a CDS encoding DsbA family oxidoreductase, with the translated sequence MKVEIWSDVVCPWCHIGKRRLGAALARFPHRDQVEVEWKAFELDPGARSAAAGDGVSATGYAERLARKYGTSVAGAQQMTDHMTQQAAAEGLDFRFDRAVRANTFDAHQVIHLAAERGVQDAVKERLLTAYFSEGEAVGDRETLVRLAADAGLYADEVRAALEDQRYAGAVRGDEAEAAALGISGVPFFVVDRKYGVNGAQSADALLQVLERAWSERSPLISVASDGAVCGPDGCTA
- a CDS encoding HpcH/HpaI aldolase family protein, which translates into the protein MAISEGDLRRRWSEGQPCHGLWSALPGAVTGEILARTGADFVVVDLQHGARSEAELPGVAAAITAAGSVPLVRTRSSLFPDVGRPLDLGACGVIVPNVRDAEHAREVVATCRYAPAGSRSIGRFSGGAEDPLAIVMVETATALEDLDAVLAVDGLDGVFVGPGDLGLALGLTGADRRAELRGVLSSIVARAGAAGVPVGVYAHNGEEAAGYAAEGATIVTAAADAATLAQAMAQHLRVARDRPGPERP
- a CDS encoding peroxidase-related enzyme (This protein belongs to a clade of uncharacterized proteins related to peroxidases such as the alkylhydroperoxidase AhpD.) is translated as MTETPLSRFPLRPPDELPADLAERYAEVAERSGFLPNVFAALAWRPDEARAFFAMHDALMDKETPGLSKADRELIVVATSAGNDCLYCVVAHGAVARIRARDPYIADQVAVDWRKAPLSPRMHAVLTVATRLAADPAAVTADDLASLAEHGLTEDDVWDVGMITSFFALSNRLAHFAALAPNPEFFLMGRLPRGTEGAAGSAG